From one candidate division WOR-3 bacterium genomic stretch:
- a CDS encoding DUF998 domain-containing protein, which produces MNKGLGNETSLVYSYLELRRIIGLLGILFPFILSIGALIFFNTGPQSSVSAYYHTGMRDVFVGILFAISFFLLTYRGYERSDNLAGNLCCIFAIGVALFPCTPVVGATNTDHIIGYIHLAFAALFFLTLIYFSLFLFTKTNPDKPPSRRKIQRNRVYKACGYAMAICILLIAVYIILPDSIASVFEPLNPVYWLEAFAVLFFGISWFTKGEAILKDER; this is translated from the coding sequence ATGAATAAAGGATTAGGAAATGAAACATCTTTGGTCTATTCTTATCTGGAACTCAGAAGAATCATTGGGCTCTTGGGGATATTGTTCCCTTTCATCTTGTCGATAGGTGCCCTGATTTTCTTCAACACCGGTCCTCAGAGTTCTGTAAGCGCTTACTACCATACAGGTATGCGCGATGTGTTCGTCGGAATTCTGTTTGCGATCAGCTTCTTCCTGCTTACATATAGGGGTTACGAACGTTCTGATAACCTTGCCGGTAATCTGTGTTGCATATTCGCGATCGGGGTAGCATTATTTCCCTGCACACCAGTTGTCGGAGCCACAAACACTGATCACATAATCGGGTACATTCACCTGGCATTTGCTGCCCTGTTCTTCTTGACGCTGATCTATTTCTCACTTTTCTTGTTTACGAAGACGAATCCGGACAAACCGCCCTCAAGGAGAAAAATACAGAGGAACAGGGTCTACAAAGCTTGCGGTTATGCGATGGCCATTTGCATACTGTTGATCGCTGTCTATATTATTCTACCCGATTCAATAGCCTCGGTTTTTGAACCGCTCAATCCTGTATACTGGCTGGAGGCCTTTGCTGTATTGTTCTTCGGCATTTCGTGGTTCACCAAGGGCGAGGCGATATTGAAGGATGAGCGGTAG